The window CCACGAGATGGACCATCATCGAATGTATCGGAGAAGGTGAGCGGGGAACAAAGGAGATACAGAAGTATCTGGCAGATATGAAAGAGAAAATAACACCATCCTGCCTGTACTATCACCTCTCAGAGCTCAAAAAGGCAGGGATAATCGAGATTGCAGGCTACAGAGAGGAGGGGGGCGGGGCTCCTGAGAAGATCTGGAGGCTGAAGTCCAGGCAGATCGTGATAGATTTGCTTGAGGGAGAATGATGGAAGCGATAGCAGTTGAAAACTTGAGTAAGAGCTTTAACGGGCTTAAGGCGGTTGATCGTGTGAGTTTCAGCGTTCATGAGGGTGAGATATTTGGTTTTCTTGGTCCAAATGGCGCAGGAAAGACGACGACCGTGAGGATATTGACCGGCGTGATACAGCCTGATTCCGGGAAGGCGAGTGTCCTGGGTTTTGATGTGGTTAAAGAGACGCTTAAGGCACGGGAGAAGATAGGGGTCGTCCCTGAAGCTGCAAACGCATACCCTGATCTCTCTGTGTGGAAGAACATGATGCTTACAGCGGCTCTGTATGGTATCGAGCGAAAAAAAGCAGAGGCAAAGGCAGATGAGCTTCTCAGGGTCTTTGGGATCTCTGAGCGAAAAGATAGCAGGGTGAAGACGCTCTCAAAAGGGATGAAGCAGCGGCTCATGCTCTCAATGGCACTTGTGAGTGATCCTGAGTTGCTCTTTCTGGATGAGCCAACATCAGGTCTTGATGTGGCAAGTGCACGGATAATAAGGGAGAAGATTATGGAACTCTCCCGGGAGGGGAGGACGATATTCCTCACATCCCACAACATGGAAGAGGTGAGTATGCTCTGCGATCGTGTCGGAATCATAAACCATGGCAGGATCGTTGCGGTTGAGAGATCAAGAGATCTGAGAGACCGGATAGGAGGATCGCTTGCGGTTGAGGTGGAGTTCGACAGAAAGGTTGATCTTACGGGTTTTCCTGATGTAAAAGCAAGAGGAAACAGATACGTACTGTATACGACCGATGCACACGATACGATATGCTCGATCGTTGATTTTGCATCCCGCAATGGATTGAGGATCACGGGGTTAAACCTCCATGCACCATCGCTTGAGGATGTATTTCTCAAACTCACAGGAGGTGAAAGTGATGCTTAGAAAGATATGGGCGATAACAAAAAAGAATATCCTGATGTACTACCTCAAGGGACCTGTTCTGATATTTGGCGTTTTATTCCCGTTATTTCTATTTCTTGCATTTTACATCGGGAGAAGTCTATCAGCAGAGTTTCTCATCCCCGGACTTCTTGCGATGACGCTCTTCTTCACATCCACATCGGTCTCGCCGGTGATCATGCCCTGGGAAACCCAGATGAAAACGCTTGAAAGGCTCATATCATGTCCGATAACGGTCAGAACGATGATATTTGGTGATATACTCGCTTCGTTCATATTTGGGATCATCATCTCAATCGTTCCAGTTGTGATAGGTATGGTGATGGGTGTTGGTGTTAAAGCACCGCTTACCCTTGGAGTTGCGATAATCATCGGTGCGTTCGCATTCTCCTCTCTCGGACTGCTCTTCTCAACGATCCCGACAGATCTTGTATCGAACGTGATGATGCTCTCAAATCTTGTGAAGTTTCCGCTCATCTTTATAAGCGGTATCTTCATCCCGGTGAGTGAACTTCCTGATTGGGGTGTGGCCGTTGCATCACTATCTCCGCTCACCTACTTCACGGATATTGCGAGATTCTCGATTGAGGGTTATGCCTTTTATCCGTTGTATCTCGATTTCTTGCTGCTTATCGCATCTGCTGTTCTCTTTCTGGTACTTGCCGTGAAGCTCCATGAGCGGACACTTGTGAGGAGGTTTTAATGGAAAAACTTCCACTCTCCAGCAGATTGGTTCCTCATAGAATCCTTTCTCGTGGGCCCCAGAGAAATGATGTACACAAAAAATAAAAAAGGGTAGTAGATTAATCACTTACTTCGCCAGTGGTAATATAAAAGCTACCAGATCGTCAAGGGTTTCAAAAGGATAGTTTCCTTCAATTACGGCCGCAACATCAAGAGCGGTAACTTTTTTACCCTCGGCTTCACAGTAAGTCTCAGCCCCTTCTGGCAATGCTGCCACCAGATCCGCAGTGTTTGTGAGCGGAAACGGGACATTCTTACACTTCTTACGGATGCAATCTTCCAGTTCACCCATTTTTCAGTCACCTCCATTATTGTTTATGATAGTATCACTCACCTTATCCTACTTATACTTTCGGCCTGTGTTCCGTCTACTTTAAGGAGCCGTCATATTATTTCGATAGCTATATATATCACCTTTATCTAACCCCCAAGTAGTTAATGAATTAATCACAGATGGAGGATTGATTGTGAAGAATAGAAGAAAGTTAATGATGGCGATCTTGTTATTTGTATCGTTCGGAGCAGTCTTAACAGGTGTTGCTGCTGCCGAGGAAGACGCATCTCCAGTTGCATCAGCAGGTGGCATGGCTGCGCTTGGTGCTGGGCTTGCCATTGGTATTGCAGGACTTGGTGCAGGTATCGGCGTTGGTACAAGTGGTGCAGCCGCGGTTGCTGCAAGTGCTGAGAAGCCTGAGATGTTTGGTAAAGCAATCATATTTGTTGCGCTTGCTGAGGCAGTTGCTATCTACGGATTGCTGGTTGCATTCCTGCTCTACACAAAGGTACCGTAAAGTGGAAGTTAAGGATCTCACGATGGCAGAGGTCTGCGTTCATGCGCTACCTATTGCCCTTTTCATCTCTTTTTCCGTTTTTGGTGCTATGATGCTTGGATATTTCCTCGGAAATTATCTGGGGATGCCCGGGGGTATCCTGATTGTAGTATCTTTCACAACGGCCGGGATGATCGGTGGGATACTTGGAAGCCTTCTCATCGTAGATAAAGTGTATGGGGTGTAAGGAATGTCTGTTTCAGAGTATGCCTATATCAACGCAAAGATTCGTGTGAAGAAAGGGGATCTTCTTGATCAAAAGAAGATGCGTTCACTGATGGAAGTATATGAAACGAAAGAGATGATCGCACTTCTCATGGATACGACATACAGGGATGAACTCTCCAGCCTACCACCCGATGCAACGATCAGGGATATCGAACGTGCGATCATGGATAACATGGTGAAGACGTTTGTAAATATCGCATCGGCAGTTGGTACAGAGGGTGGACGTGCACTATGCGTGGAACTACTACGGCGCTTTGAAGTTGCAAACTTAAAGAGCGTGTTACGGGCAAAGTTAAGTGGGTTGAGCAGAGAAGAGCTTGATCTGATCCCTGTTGAAGGATTCTTCAGGCGACGACTCAGTAGACTCATCGATCTTGCGAGTATCGAAGAGATGATTCCGCTTCTTGAGGGGACACCTTATCGTGCCATACTTGAGGGAAATATGGCTGCATTCAAAGAAACGAAAAAGCTCTTTGTGCTTGAGTCTGCACTTGATGCCGAGCTCTTCCAGAGTATCTGGTTGCAGGCAAAAAAGTTAAAGGGAGCTGATGCTGCAAGTGCCATGAAACTTCTCGGAACGCGGTTTGATATGATGAATATGATGACGATACTCCGTGGCAAGGCCGACGGAATTGAAATCAGTCAGTTGAGAAATTACATCCTGCCTTATGGACGACTTAATCCTGATCTCCTCAGGGACGCAATGATGGCAGACGATGTAAAGTCGACTCTTCAGGTGCTATCCACAACTCAATACGCAGATATATTTGCGGGAGCAGCCTCTGAATATGACGAACTTGGACAGTTATCTTCCTTTGAGGTAGCACTCCAGCGGCGTATCCTCGATGAATCAAGAAGTCTGATGATGGGTTATCCATTCCAGATCGGTACCATTATTGGGTTTTTCGAGCTTAAAGAGGCCGAAGTAAAGAACCTGCGTGCCATTGCAGTCTGTAAAGAGAACGGACTTGAGGCAGAAGAGACCAGAAGATTTATTATATAAATTTTAAGGTGGAATTATCCACCTCACGCAATTTTTTTACCAAAATCAGGGGCGCCGACTGAGAAGACCTCATTGACTTTTATCATCGCAACACCGTTGATATCAAGGTTAAGAAGATCTTTGACCAGCGCTGCAAACTTATCATAGACCGGACCTGAGGTCTCAAACCCTGCAAATGTACCTTTCACCTGATAACCTGCGGGTGGCGGATTTTTGAAGGCAAGAAGTGCTGCTTTCTTCGTTGCTTCAAGGTTTGCCCTCGTTTTTCCGCTGAATATATCTGCATAAGCGACCGTTTCATCATCGACCGCAGAAATTGTGCCTTTGGCAGCAACATTTATCTCGCCATCCTCTGCAACCGTTGCTATGACCTTGGATGCTTCTGGATCATTGAATAAATCCACAACTTCTTTTGGCATCTTTACCATTAGATCACCTCACTCTCCCTTTGCGTTTTTAATATAAAAAATTATGTTTAATCAGATCTTTGCAGCGAGAGGTGAAAATTACTGAAGAAACTCGATCGTCGGCGATTTCTTAAGCTGCAGTCCAAACTCAGCAAGGATTCCTTTGAGCAGCCCGCATGGTACAGGGCAATCAACATGTGGCAGGTGCTGATCTGCCTTCTTATACACAGGGTTGGTCATGAATCCAACTGCGGGCCTACCCCTCTCTGGAAATATATCTGCGAGACCAACCTTCATGAGGTCCCTGCCAAGACGCTGACAGTACTTGCAATCTGACTCTATCTCCAATTTCACATCCCGTCCATCGAGGATAATTCTGGCTTCAGTCCTGAACTGGCAGGCGCCCCCATAAATTTCAATTGTCGTCATATCGATCACACCAGAGACAGTTAGATGTGGTTACATTCCCAGAGGATAAGAAACTTTCCTGAGGGTGTGCGATACGCTTATAAATATCGATGATCTTGGATTCTTAAGTTTGATTACACAGGGTGATTTAAGTGGGAAAGAAGATGAAGGGCAAGAAGCTCAGGCTTGCAAAGGCAGCCAATCAGAATCGCAGAGTGCCGGTCTGGGTTATCGTCAAGACAGAACGGGACGTCACAACCCATCCAAAGCGACGGCACTGGAGAAGGAGTAACCTGAAGGTGTGATCATCATGGAAGAGAGAATATATACAATCCCACTGCGGGGAGTTAAGCGAGTTCCAAGATGGAAAAGAGCTAAAAAAGCGATATCTGATATAAAAGCATATCTCACCAGGCATACAAAATCTGAGAATCTCGTGCTCGATAAATCCATCAACGAGAAGGTCTGGGCACGGGGGGCAGAGAAGCCGCCATCAAAGATCCGTGTAAAAGTTGTTGAAGAAGACGGAGCGGTCAGGGCGGAGCTTGTGAAAGAGGCATGAAACTTCTCAGACTCAATGATAGTCCTTTCATCGGAAACTTTGCACTTGCCACGAACGAATATCTTTTACTACCTCCACACACACCTCCAAAGGTGAAAGAAGACTTTGAAGAAGAACTCGGGGTAAAAGCACGATGCGTAACTGTAGGAGAGAGTAATCTGATTGGTTTACTCGCCTGTGGAAACTCAAAAGGGCTAATTGTTTCGCCGTACACATCAGATTTTGAGATCAAACAGCTTGAGAAGATAACACGCGTCAGGCGACTCCCATCGATCCTGAGTGCGGTTGGAAATATCATTCTCGCAAACGACGACGCTGCGCTTGTGCATCCAAAGCTATCTGATGAATGTATTGAACTGATAGCCGATTTCCTTGATGTGGATGTGTGGCGTGGCACGATCGCAAACCTAAGGACAGTTGGAGCAATGGCGGTTGCAACCGGACGTGGTATTCTTGTGAACCCGGATATAACCGATAACGAGCTTTCACGGCTTTCAGCGTTGTTTGGCCTCACACCTCTTCGTGGTAGCGCGAACTTTGGATCTGGAGTTGTTGGATCCTCGATTGTTGCCAATGATCATGGTTGTGTTGCAGGATCTGATACTACAGCGGTTGAGGTTATGCGAATCGAGGATGCACTCGAGCTTTGATCTCTTCTACCATGGCACGTCTTTTTTACCTGCAAGATACCCGAAGGCATTTGAGAGAACGTGAAGAAGCGGTGTAATTATAATGAGTGTGATGATGATCATGGGTGTAAAATGCTGTAGAAACCATTCGTGTGCAAAGAGCCATAGAAAGAGATATACGCCAAGTACAAAATCTAATTGATCAAATGGAAAGAAAAAACTCCCCTGCTCAATGCCAAGTCGCCGTTTAATCAAACTCTCAACGAGATCTCCAAAGAGTGCACCTGTTGATATCAGGATGAGCACAGATAGTGGAAAGCTCGGGGCGTTGATTGATGCGCCTATGTAATTCTGCAACAGCCCAGCCAGTATCCCGCAACATATACCGGCCGCAGTGCCACGGTATGTCTTGCCATCACCAAAAAGCCGTTTACCGTTGATTCTCAGACCATGATCGATCGGCTTTCCACCACCGAATATAACAGGTGATGAGTTTGCAAAATACGCAGGCAGAATCAGCCACAGAGATGTGAGTATAGTCGAGATTATTGATTCGATCATCCGTAAATAGAACGTGGAGACGGTTAAAAGCTTTTTCCTGATGAGATTTGGAAACAGGTGGTATATATCTAAAAATTCATTTAATGTGTAGATCTGAGCATTAATTCATATTATGGTATTTAAAATCTTAATATGTTAGTTTTTGTATGTTGAAACAATTCTATAAGCTTATTTTTCTGAAGAAATGAAATAATCGCTCATAGCTCTTTATATTAGATTTTAGCCCTTTTTATGCGTTATTTAATTCTGGAGCTGGAGTGGAAACAAAGGGGTCGCAACCAAAAGCTATATAGATTGGATATGTGATGGTAGGTTGAGGCATCAAAGATGGAAGCGTCAATTATGAGTGGGATCTTTTCGGGGTTGCTGGACGTCAAGCCAATATTTAAAGACAAAGAGGTTTTGAGGTCTACCTATACACCCGATCATCTGCCGCATCGGGAAGCGCAGATAAAGAGCCTGGCATATATCCTCGTCTCAGCACTTCGTGGCAACACACCCTCGAATGTCATGATATACGGAAAGACCGGGACAGGGAAGACTGCGTGTGCGAAATTCGTTGGAAGGGAGCTTGAAGCGACCAGTGCAGAGCAGGGGCGCGAATGTTCGGTTATTTATATAAATGGTGGGATCATCGATACCCAGTATCGGATCATCGCTCATCTTGCCAAATTGTTTGATAAAGATGTTCCGATGACAGGATGGCCCACGGATCAGGTCTATGCCGAGTTCAAGGCTACAATTGATGAGCGGGAACAGATCATCATTATAATACTCGATGAGATCGATAAGCTCGTCAAGAAGGGGGATGAGGTGCTTTACAACCTTTTGAGGATTAATTCAGACCTTGAAAATGCAAAGATCAGTATAATTGGGATTTCAAACAACCTCCAGTTCAGGGAGTTTCTCGATCCCCGTATAAAATCATCGCTTGGCGAGGAGGAGCTTCTATTTCCACCGTATGATGCCAGACAGCTCGGAGATATCCTGAGCGAACGGGCGGCGATTGGGTTTGAAGAGGATGTTCTTGACCCCGCTGTAATCCCGTTATGTGCAGCATTTGCAGCGAATGAACATGGGGATGCACGAAGAGCACTCGATCTCATGCGGGTCGCAGGTGAGCTTGCAGAGCGAGCTGGTGATGGAATGGTGACAAAGGAGCACGTGCGAAAGGCGCAGACAAAGATTGAGTCTGATAGAATACAGGAGGTGCTGACAACACTTCCAACACAGTCAAAGCTTGTGCTCTACAGCGTGATGTCAACAGGGGGCAAGCCGCACCTGACAACAGGCGAGGTTTATCGTGCCTATATGAACTGCTGCAAGATCACGGGGATGAATGCGCTTACTCAGCGGCGAGTGACAGATCTGATCTCAGAACTTGATATGCTGGGGATAATCATGACCAAGATCGCTAATAAAGGTAGGTATGGCAGGACAAAAGAGATTTCGCTGGCAATACCGCATTCACTTGTGAGATCTATTATACTCACAGATTCAAGATTAAAAGTGCTTGAGGGTTGTTCAACACCACTTCAGCGTACACTTGGCGAGACATGGAATGTATAGCTACTACAATTATGCACTCTGGATTGCTTTAATACTCTTTTTACTATCTTTCCTCATTTCAGGACGAGAGGTACGTGCAAAAGCAATCATTGCAGGGCTTGGATGGATCGCCTTCTCGATTCACTGGTTCACACAGCCAGCCATATATCTTCAGGAGATAGATCCATTCAACGCATTTCTGACATTTGTGATGGCGATCTTCTCGCTTGTTGTCGCATTCTCATTCATGACAGAGCATAAAGATTCACTATTTCTCCTGACAAGAGTCGTTACGATCGCCTGTATCTTTTATTTCCCGTTTGCATCGATTACACCCCTTCATAATGCCTTAATCTCGCTGAACACGCACTGTATAACTGAGGGATCGAGGACAGTTTTCGGGATCAAGATGGTACTGGATGACCCACTCATATACCTGAACAACCATCGTGTGAGATTGATACTTGGCTGCACAGCGATCGAGAGTATCGCCCTTTTTATCGGAGTCATATTTGGCGTCAAAGCATCGCTTGACCGCAAGCTTGCAGCTTTTCTCGTCTCTGTTCCTGTGATATTTGTCCTCAATGTTGTGCGAAATATCTTTGTCATCGTGGCATACAGTAACGACTGGTTCGATGGCTGGTTCGGACTTGGGAGCTTCTACGTTGCCCACAACGTCATCGCAAAGATCGGATCAACGATCGCACTCATCATCATCGCGTACGTGGTACTCACCATCCTGCCAGAGGTACTTGATCTGATCGAGGATGCATGGCGTGATATCAGGGCGATCGTCATAGGTTGATCTCATGAAGAAAGGATATATGGCGTTGAGGAAAGAACTCGATGGTATCCTCTCTCCAGCAGATCTTGATCGATTGCCGAGGAGATGGCAGCTGATCGGAGATATCGTTCTTGTAAGAATTGATGGGCTTGAAGATTTCTGGGGAGAGATTGGTGATGCGTTCTTCAAGATCTATCCATGGGCGAAGGGGGTTGCCGTGGATTGTGGAGTGCATGGAAAGTTGCGAGAGCCTGATATCAGAGTCATTGCAGGCGAGGTCTCGGAGACGCTGCACCGTGAGAACCACTGTACCTTCAAACTCGATCCCAGAAAGGTGATCTTCTCACCGGGAAATATGAACGAGCGTATGCGAATCGCGGCGCTTGGCACTGACGAGTTTGTTGTTGATATGTTTGCAGGCATCGGCTATTTCTCGATCCCGATGGCAAAACACGCAGTACCAGAGAAGATCATCGCGATCGAACTCAACCCTGTTGCATTTGAGTATCTACTTGAAAATATTCGACTGAACCACGTTGAGAAGATAATTGAGCCTTTGGCAGGTGATTGTGCCGATCTTACGCCTGTTGGGGTTGCAGATAGGGTAATAATGGGTTATCTGAACGCAGAAGCATATCTTGAGGTGGGTGTGAAAGCGATACGGGAGGAGGGTGGAATTTTACACTATCACGAAGCGGTTCCATACCATCTCTTCCCGAATCGACCTGTTGAGAGAATCCAGGCTGCGTGCAGATCTTTAGGGCGTGGTTGTGAGATCATTGAGGCTAAGAAAGTCAAGAAGTTTGCACCAGGTGTCTTACATGCGGTCATCGATGCCGCGATCACATGAGAATGCTTAAATCAGATCAGGAACATCAGGAGTTTATGCCCTCAAAGGAGGTTGGACGAAAGTTAATACATATACTATCTGGCATAATCATTGCATACCTGATCCTCAACCTCCCGTATTTTATTCTTATCTTTCTAACGATGCTTGGGCTTTTATCAACGCTTTTAATATCATATCTTGTCAAAAAAGGTTTCAGGATACCGTTGATTGATCAAATACTCAACTCGTATGAACGAGAGCATGCAATGGCAAATATGCCTGCAAAAGGCGTTTTGATGTTTATTTTAAGTCTGCTTATCCTTCTAATCCTTGTAAGAAGTCCTCTTATCATCGCATCTGCTGTCATAACGCTTGCGCTTGGTGATGGATTTGCGACGATCACTGGTATCAGATGGGGCAAACACAGGCTGATCGGTAAGAAGAGTCTTGAAGGTTCAGCGGCTTTCTTTCTCACATCTTTCACTGGATTGAGTTTTCTCTTATCGCCTCTCTATGCGTTGATTGCAGCTTTTACAGGCACGTTGATCGAGATGATACCACAGGAGGTCATCGATGATAATATAACAATCCCGCTCGGTGTCAGCGCGGTTCTCATCTTTCTGATAAAGATCTGGGGTGGTGACACATCGATCTGAATGAGATTGCTGGATCTAAACTTCTGGCAGGACTCGGGTTCATGCAGCGGCTGATGCTGCTTACAGATGGCTCAATGACGCTGCTTCTTGAGATATATACAGAAAATCCCGTTGTGGTTGAGACACTCAAACAGCAGATCATACCTGCAACTGCAGAGCTTGCAGCAAAGTTCAATCTGGAGAAAGAGGCAGATCTCAACTACCGGGAGGTCATCCTGAAAGATGGCGTGCTGGATAAGCCTCTTCTCTACGCATGTTCACTCACACCACTTTCGCGGCTCACGGATGAGTTCAGAGAAGATCTTCTCAGGGCAGATATCCCCATAGGGAAGATCATGAAGCGACATGGACTTGAATTTCGAAGAGATCTGACCAGGATCGCGGAGGAAGAGGCTTCAGCCAAACTCATTGAGATATTTGGTCTTGGAGCGCGTGAAAAGATCCTGAAACGATTTTATGACATCATTCACCGTAAGGAAATCTTGATATCGATCATGGAGGCTTTTCCAGCGGCATATTATCGATCGTAAGACATTTTAATCGAGCTAACTTTAGTGATCACATGGACATCTATGATGAGGTCATGGAGCTTGCACGAAGAAGGGGTTTTCTGTGGCATTCCTTCGAGATCTATGGTGGAACTGCCGGGTTCTATGATTACGGGCCCCTGGGTGCGGCATTGAAGCGAAATATCGAACGTCTATGGCGAAGGTTTTATATCGCAGGTGAAGGATTCTATGAGATCGAAACACCCATCATCGGGATTGAAGAGATATTTCGTGCATCAGGACATCTCTCAAGCTTCACAGACCCAATTGTAGAATGTGAATCGTGCAAAGAGTTCTTCAGGGCGGATCATGTTGGAGATAGATGTCCTTCGTGTGGTGGTGCGTTTGGCGAGGTATTTGAGTTTAATCTGATGTTTGAGACCTCAATCGGACCAGGATCAAAGCGAACTGGCTATCTTCGACCAGAGACCGCTCAGGGGATGTTTGTCGACTTTCCGAGACTTCTCCGATTCTTCAGGGAAAAACTGCCGTTTGGGGTTGTTCAGGTTGGAAAAGCATTCAGAAATGAGATTTCACCAAGACAGGGCCTGATACGCCTGAGAGAATTTACCCAGGCAGAAGCCGAGATTTTTATCGATCCCACGAATAAGCGTCACCCGGGTTTTGACGCGATCAAGGATGAGACTTTGATGCTTCTTCCAGAGGGTGCGGATGAAGCATCTAAATGGAGACTTCATGATGCCGTCAAAGAGGGTGTAATTGCCAGTGAGTTTCTCGCATACCATATTTATCTTACATATCGCTTCCTGATCGAGATTGGAATCTCACATGATCGTCTGCGGTTCAGACAGCATGAAGCAGATGAAATGGCACATTACGCCGCTGACTGCTGGGACGCTGAGGTCCTTCTGGATCGACTTGGATGGGTCGAGGTCGTTGGGATTGCAGACAGGACTGATTACGATCTTAGGGCACATGAGGCAGTTTCAGGTGAGAAGTTGCGAATATTTAGGGCATACGATGAAACAGATACGGTGAAGCGGGTTAAGCTAAAGCCGAAGATGGCGTTAATTGGTCCGAGATTCAAAGACAGGGCAAAAAAAATTGCAGAAGCACTCGACCTGATTGATGCCACCACGATAGGCGATCAGGATATCGTGCTCAATATCGACGGAGAAGAGGTTACAATCACACAGGATATGTTTGAGTCTGTCACCGTCGAGGAAGAGATCAGTGGGGAGGAGGTGATCCCACATGTTATTGAGCCATCGTTCGGGATTGATCGGATCTTTTTTGCAGTTATGGAACATTCGTTCTACCAGGAAGAGGTAGAGGGTGAGATGCGTAATGTCCTCAGATTTCTACCCGGTATTGCACCGATTGATGCTTGCGTGCTCCCGCTTCTCGGTTCAAGAGAGGAGCTTCTCGAACTTTCGAAGCAGATACACCAAAACCTGCGAAGAGCAGGGTTTATCGTTGAACATGACGCATCAGGCACAATAGGACGCAGATACAGGAGACAGGACGAGATTGGAACGCTCTTCTGTATCACAATCGACTATGAGACGATCGAGGATAATACAGTGACCGTTAGATTCAGGGACTCGATGGATCAGGTGCGTGTGAAGGTCGATGAACTTCCAGATTGGCTTTCACGAGAGTGTGGTCGATGAACGAACTTATACTGAGCGGTACAGTTATATATGGCGAGAAGCTCGAACCAAGGAAAAATTCATACATCGTGATCGAGGGTGCAGCGATAAAGGAGATTGGCGAAGGGGAAGTTGATTCTGTGGCTGCTGGCATTATATCACCAGGTTTTGTAAATGCCCACACGCATATCGGAGATTCGTGCGTTAAAGACCTGCCCTATCTACCACTTGACGATCTCGTGAAGCCACCCCAGGGAATTAAACATAAGATACTCGCTGAGATTGATGAGAAGACACTCATAGCATCGATGCGGGCGAGCATTCTCCAGATGATTGGATGTGGAACTGTGCTTTTTGCCGATTTCAGGGAAGGTGGAGCCTCTGGTGCAAAAGCGTTGAGGGATGCACTATCAGGTCTTGATATCGGGTGTAAGCTCTTTGGAAGGGATGAGATCGTACCAGAAGTTATGGATGGCGTGGGTATAAGCGGTGCTTCTGATATGAGCTTTGAGGTGGCACTGGAGTTTAGAAACGTCGCCAGATCACTCAATCTACCGTTTGCAATCCATGCAGGCGAGAGGGATGAATCTGATATACTTCCTGCACTCACACTCTGCCCTGATCACCTTGTTCACATGGTTCATGCAGAGAAATCGCATATCAAACAGATTGTGGCGGAGGATATACCAGTTGTTGTTTGTATCAGATCAAATCTTGTAACAGGAGTTGGATTGCCGCCGTTGAGGTCTATGCTTGATGCAGGAGTTCTTATCGGGATTGGTACAGATAATGTGATGCTGAATTCACCCGATATTCTATTGGAGATGGAGTTTCTATCAAAAATTTACAGGCTCGATGACAGAGATGTGTTAAAGATGGCAACGATAAACGGGATAAGAATTCTGGAAGATCCAACCTATTGTGGCATCATGGAAGGCGGTATCGCTGATCTTGTTCTAATATCTGATGAGAGCTTGAATATGCGTGGTACAGGCGAACCTGTGAGAGGTATCGTCAGAAGGGCATCGAGTACAGATTTAATTGCCAGGGTAAAATCTGGTTTGCTGGAGGTTTCTTAAATGGTGGAGGAGACACTTGTAATTGGCTACAACGACATCTCAGATCTTCTCGAGATCTCGATGGTGATTGATGCAGTTGAAGATGCGTTCAGGGCATTCTATCAGGGAGACGCAAAGATGCCATCAAAGGTTTATCTTGATCTTCCAGAGTTCTCAGGGGATTTCAGGGCAATGCCGGCCAGATTGGGGGATTATGCAACACTGAAATGGGTAAACTCACATCCATTGAATAAAAAACACCCGA of the Candidatus Syntrophoarchaeum caldarius genome contains:
- a CDS encoding Translation initiation factor IF6 codes for the protein MKLLRLNDSPFIGNFALATNEYLLLPPHTPPKVKEDFEEELGVKARCVTVGESNLIGLLACGNSKGLIVSPYTSDFEIKQLEKITRVRRLPSILSAVGNIILANDDAALVHPKLSDECIELIADFLDVDVWRGTIANLRTVGAMAVATGRGILVNPDITDNELSRLSALFGLTPLRGSANFGSGVVGSSIVANDHGCVAGSDTTAVEVMRIEDALEL
- a CDS encoding membrane protein containing DUF46; its protein translation is MIESIISTILTSLWLILPAYFANSSPVIFGGGKPIDHGLRINGKRLFGDGKTYRGTAAGICCGILAGLLQNYIGASINAPSFPLSVLILISTGALFGDLVESLIKRRLGIEQGSFFFPFDQLDFVLGVYLFLWLFAHEWFLQHFTPMIIITLIIITPLLHVLSNAFGYLAGKKDVPW
- a CDS encoding orc1/cdc6 family replication initiation protein, with the protein product MEASIMSGIFSGLLDVKPIFKDKEVLRSTYTPDHLPHREAQIKSLAYILVSALRGNTPSNVMIYGKTGTGKTACAKFVGRELEATSAEQGRECSVIYINGGIIDTQYRIIAHLAKLFDKDVPMTGWPTDQVYAEFKATIDEREQIIIIILDEIDKLVKKGDEVLYNLLRINSDLENAKISIIGISNNLQFREFLDPRIKSSLGEEELLFPPYDARQLGDILSERAAIGFEEDVLDPAVIPLCAAFAANEHGDARRALDLMRVAGELAERAGDGMVTKEHVRKAQTKIESDRIQEVLTTLPTQSKLVLYSVMSTGGKPHLTTGEVYRAYMNCCKITGMNALTQRRVTDLISELDMLGIIMTKIANKGRYGRTKEISLAIPHSLVRSIILTDSRLKVLEGCSTPLQRTLGETWNV
- a CDS encoding exosortase, with product MYSYYNYALWIALILFLLSFLISGREVRAKAIIAGLGWIAFSIHWFTQPAIYLQEIDPFNAFLTFVMAIFSLVVAFSFMTEHKDSLFLLTRVVTIACIFYFPFASITPLHNALISLNTHCITEGSRTVFGIKMVLDDPLIYLNNHRVRLILGCTAIESIALFIGVIFGVKASLDRKLAAFLVSVPVIFVLNVVRNIFVIVAYSNDWFDGWFGLGSFYVAHNVIAKIGSTIALIIIAYVVLTILPEVLDLIEDAWRDIRAIVIG
- a CDS encoding SAM-dependent methyltransferase; this translates as MKKGYMALRKELDGILSPADLDRLPRRWQLIGDIVLVRIDGLEDFWGEIGDAFFKIYPWAKGVAVDCGVHGKLREPDIRVIAGEVSETLHRENHCTFKLDPRKVIFSPGNMNERMRIAALGTDEFVVDMFAGIGYFSIPMAKHAVPEKIIAIELNPVAFEYLLENIRLNHVEKIIEPLAGDCADLTPVGVADRVIMGYLNAEAYLEVGVKAIREEGGILHYHEAVPYHLFPNRPVERIQAACRSLGRGCEIIEAKKVKKFAPGVLHAVIDAAIT
- a CDS encoding phosphatidate cytidylyltransferase, which codes for MRMLKSDQEHQEFMPSKEVGRKLIHILSGIIIAYLILNLPYFILIFLTMLGLLSTLLISYLVKKGFRIPLIDQILNSYEREHAMANMPAKGVLMFILSLLILLILVRSPLIIASAVITLALGDGFATITGIRWGKHRLIGKKSLEGSAAFFLTSFTGLSFLLSPLYALIAAFTGTLIEMIPQEVIDDNITIPLGVSAVLIFLIKIWGGDTSI
- a CDS encoding beta-ribofuranosylaminobenzene 5'-phosphate synthase, yielding MQRLMLLTDGSMTLLLEIYTENPVVVETLKQQIIPATAELAAKFNLEKEADLNYREVILKDGVLDKPLLYACSLTPLSRLTDEFREDLLRADIPIGKIMKRHGLEFRRDLTRIAEEEASAKLIEIFGLGAREKILKRFYDIIHRKEILISIMEAFPAAYYRS